AGGACTGCGACATCACCGCCATCGTGAGCATGAGCGACGAAGGCGGCAGCTCAGGCCGCCTCCGCGACGACCTCGGCCAGCTTCCACCCGGCGACATCCGCCAGTGCCTCGTCGCCCTGGCCGCCGACGACGGCGTCTCCGCCCAGCTTCGCAAGCTCTTCAACTATCGCTTCACCGCCGGCGAGGGCCTCAACGGCCACAGCTTCGGCAACCTCTTCCTCTCCGCCCTCACCGAAATCACCGGCGACGCCGCCTCCGCCATCATCGAGGCCTCCCGCATGCTCCGTATCAAGGGCCAGGTGCTGCCTGTGACCCTCACCAAAAGTGTCCTCAAAGCCCGCCTGACCGACGGCACCGAGATCGCCGGCGAGTCTAACATAGACCTGCGCAAGGAGAAGCTGGACACGCCCATAGACTACGTCTCCCTAGATCCCAAGGCCTACCCCTACCGTCCTGTGCTGGAGGCCATATCCAACGCCCACGCTATCGTCATCGGCCCCGGCGACATTTACACCAGCATCCTCCCGAATCTTCTGGTGGAGGACGTGGCCGAGACTGTTAGACAGTCCAAAGCCGTCAAAATCTTTGTCTGCAACCTCATGACCAAACCCGGCGAGAGCGACGGCTTCAAAGCCTCCGACTTCCTTCGCACCGTCTCCGAGTATCTCGGCAGAGCCGGCTCCATTGATTACTGTCTAATAAACAACACTAGACTCCATGAGCGGCTTCGCAAACGGTATGGCAGCTTCGGCCAGCACCAGGTCGTCTCCGACATCGAAAACTGCAAACCCTACGTCCGCCATGTCGTCGAAGCGCCTCTTATGATGGAAGGCTTGTACGTCCGCCACAATCCCGACGCCCTGGCCGACGCCATCATGTCCATAGTGGACAGCCCTGCCCTGCGGAGATAGCATATTCCCAGGGGCCTCAATCAGAGGCGCATCATGCTCTCCCTCTAGCCTATACATTCGAGGCGCTCATGTGCGGCATTGTCGGATATGCGGGCCATCGACAGGCCTGGCCCTTGATTCTGGAAGGCCTGCAGCGGCTGGAGTACCGCGGGTATGACAGCGCCGGCGTCGTAACCTTGCAGCCGCCCCGGCCCCTGGAGTTCCATCAGGCCGTCGGCAAAGTCTCCCACCTGGTAGCCTCCCTCAACGGCAGCAGCCCCGAGGGCGTCCTTGGCCTCGGCCACACGCGATGGGCCACCCACGGCCGGCCCTCCGTTGCCAACGCCCACCCCCACACCGACTGCAAACGCGCCGTCGCCGTCGTTCACAACGGCATCGTCGAAAACTTCCTCGCCCTTAAGCAAGACCTAATTTCCAAAGGTCACAAGTTCTCTTCCGAGACCGATAGTGAGGTTATCCCCCACCTTTTGGAAGAGGGCCTCGCCAACGAAGAAGGCTTCGAGCAAGCTTTCAGGCGCATGGCATCCTTTATCAAGGGCGCCAACGCCGTGGTGGCCATGTGCCAGAGCGAGCCCGGCAAGCTCTTCGCTCTTCGACTTGGCAACGCTGGAGGCATCGCCGTCGCTAAGATGCAAGGCGAGACTATCCTCGCCAGCGACATCCCCGCCCTCATAACCTTCAGCAACCAGGTCACTTTCCTCGAGAGCGGTGAAATCGCCGTGGCCTCCGCCGACTCTGTTCGATACCTAGATATCCAAGGCAAGACCCTTTCCAAACGCGCCCAAGTCATCCCCCAGGAGTGGGCCGCCATAGGCAAAGATGGCTACCGCCACTTCATGCTCAAGGAGATTATGGAGCAGCCCCAGGCCATCGCCAGCGCTTTTCGCGGCCAGGTGGACTTTCAGGCAGGCCGGGTGGAACTGGAGAACTTCCCTATCTCACAGCCCGACTTGCGTAAGCTGAAAAAAGTCTTCCTTGTCGGCTGCGGCACCAGCCTCCACGCCGCCATGGTAGGCCGCCATTTCATCGAGGGCATCGCTCAACTTCCTGCCGAGGCCGAAAGCGCCTCCGAATTTCGCTACCGCAACCCGGTAGTGGACAAGGACACGCTAGTCGTCTCCATCGGACAGTCCGGTGAGACCGCCGACACCCTCGCGGCCATGGAATATGTAAAGCGCCGCGGTGCGCGTCTCATCACCATTTGCAATAACGAAGGCAGCCAGGCCTCGCGCCTTGCCGAAGGCACTCTCTATATGCGCTCCGGCCCCGAAATGGCTGTGGCCAGTACCAAGACTTTCATGGCCTCACTAAGTCTCCTGGCACTGCTGGCGGTGTATCTGGGCCAGTCCCGCGGCAGTCTCTCAGCCGAAGAACAAGCCCGTCTTCTGGCTGAACTGGCCCGCCTCCCCAACCTTCTGGGGGAAGTCCTGTCCCATCAAAAACTTTACAAGAAGCTAGCGCGAGACCTTTATAAATACAATCACCTCCTCTATCTTGGCCGGGGCATCCTCCAGCCCATCGCCCTTGAAGGCGCGCTGAAGCTGAAAGAGGTCAGCTATATCCACGCCGAAGGTTACGCCGCCGGCGAGATGAAGCACGGCCCCATCGCCATTATCGACGATAAGCTAGCCACCGTGGCCTTAGCGCCTCGCAATGACCTCTACGAGAAAATGCTGAACAACATCAAAGAGGTCAAGGCCCGCGACGGGCTAGTCCTGGCCGTCGCCGCCCAGGGTGACCAGGCCATCGCCGCCGAAGTCGACCATGTGGCCTATATTCCTCAAACCTCTGAGCTGTCAACACCCTTTCTGGCGGCGGCGCCCCTGCAATTACTGGCCTACTACATTGCCGTCCAGCGGGGCTGCGACGTCGACCAGCCCCGCAACCTGGCCAAGTCGGTTACTGTCGAATAGCCTGTTCCGAGGACACGCGCTTTATGGGCCAACGCCTTCTCAGCCGCCCCTCCGGCAGCACGACATAGGCCAACCCCGCCACAGCAGTTAAAAGCGCAGTCACAACTAAAATCAGCATCCAATTTCTTCGCCCGAAGGTAATACTAGCCGGCGAACCGTCACTCGAAAACACAGGACTCATGCCCAGACTGACCGCCACCGGTCGGTCCCCGTCCTTCCGCCAGTGGCGCATCGTTGTCCCATACTTGGTCGCCAGCGCTAAATATTCGCCCTGAGATGTGTCCACTGAATATCCGGTCATGCCCTCTTTCTTCACTGCGGGCACGCCAAAGTCAGGATTTCCTCTAAACGGCACGCCGCTTGGAGATACCTGGCGTTCTAACACAAATACGCCACCCAATACATCCTCTTCCCTGCTTATTTCAACAAACCTGTCGAACCGGCTCATTCGGTATACCCGACCGGGTGAATACACCGGCGAGACTAGATGCTTGTTCTTGTATAGGGTAATGGATTGGCCGCGCATCAGCGCCTCTAGGTCGCCTTGCCGGTCCAGGTATCCATACTGGCCATAGTCAGCTTCGTGCGCCAGGATCACATACTTAACATTCAAAGGCGCCAAAAGCTCCCCCAGGTTATGCACCTCGCTTGGCTTTGCGAGAAGGTATTCCACGTAGTCGCTGACCGGGTTCCTGCTCTGCGAGTATGTCCCATACTCAATGTTGTCCCCCGAAATAACGTTTCGGCCAAAGAAGCCCATGGACGGGCTTGCCAGCGTTTTGTCGTCGTTGGGCAGCCAGTCGAACCATGAGTACATATGCCAGGGGAGGAATAAGACGTTGTAATCATGCTCATCCTGCCCCAGGATATCGCGCGTCTCATGCCAGTCCTTGGGGTATTGCGTAGTGCCTAGCTGGCCCGCCGCGCCGAATATCGGGAACGCTATGGCTATAGGCAATACCACCGCCAGCGCCGCGCCCCTTCCAGCCCACGCCTTCCCGCCTGTGCTGCTCAAACTCTTGGTTATCTGCCTCTTCAGTTCCTGGACTCCAAGACCTCCTAGGAAAGCGTATGCCAGCGCCAGTCCTGCCAGGAACTTGTGCGAGTCCCTGAAAATCGAGAATCCAGGCACTATGTCCCACGCTCTCCAAAAAATAGATGAAGTGACGCCCGTAGCCATTCCTAAGGCGAGGATAAACGAGCCTACGCCCAGGACTCCCACCGCCCACGGCAGCCACTCCTTCCTTCGATAGTTTGCCTTCGTGGTCAGCCCCAAAAACGTCAGGAAAAGCGCGGCGACAAAAAACAGCCACCACGACCAAAAGAAATCGCCCGCGTACTTGTAGCTGCCTCGCCAGAACCCATGTAATGACGCCACATCGAACGCCACGCCGAAGGACGAATCGGCCCGGGGCTGGTAGAGCGCGAGGTCGTTCCTGTCGAAGTTTCCCGCCACCGTCTCGCCGGACGCCGCGTCCGCCACCGACGGCACAATCCAGTACAGGTTGAGCAGCGCAAATACCGCCAGGCCAACTCCCAGCGCCATCCCTGCCGGCTTGTAAGCAAAAACCTTCCGCCCCCATACAACCTTCGCCGCCAGTATTACCAGGCCAATCCCAAGGAACAGCGCCAGGGCATGTAGCTGCGCCAGCCCTATGAGCGTCGTCCACAGAGCTAGCCGCATTCCTTTTTTCGTGTCCGGCCTGTCTAAAAGGTCCAGAAGGGTTTTGACCACAAAGGGTATCAGCGCATAGCCCAGCAGCAGGCCCCACTGGCCTGAAAAGAACCTGATATATGTAAACGGGTTGACGGCGTAAAAGACTCCGCAGTAATAACGGCCCAGCCCTTCCAGCATCGGCAGCCGGCTGGCCCCCCAGCCCGCCAGGAAGAAGATCAGCAGCAGCAAAGCCTTTTGCACCAGCCAGCCTGGCAGGAACAGGTCGAAGAATCGCAAAATCAGTGACAGCGGCGCCGAATTGTCCGTCGCGCCAAAAACGCTCGTCGATATGCTGGTCAACCCTGCAAGGTGCGCCCACGGGTCCTGGTTAAAAGCTATTGGAGAGTCTAAAGTGAGTATGTAGCCAGGCGTTAGCAGCGGGCCCAGGATTAAAAGAGATAGAACGGCAAAAAAAGCGGCCCCCTGTATCTTTCCGGCAGGCCTACCGTCAGTCTTGACGCCCAAAGCCGCGCCTGCTTCATAGCCATGGTTTAGAGACACGAGTATAATGTGACGCTTGATTGCTTCGAGGGATTTCCCTAATCCTCAATAGCCTCGGAGGTCTCATTTTGTTGGATGTCATCGTAATCGGCGCTGGGCCGGGAGGCAATAACGCCGCAAGCCTGTTAGCCCAAAAGGGCTACGACGTGGCCGTTATCGAACGCAAAGAGCGCATCGGCGACAAGCTCTGCACCGGCATCGTCGGCGCCGAATGCGTCCGACGCTTCCCCGCTCCGCCGGAAACTGTCCTTCGAGAGGCCCGTGCCGCCGTCTTCACCTCGCCTTCTGGCGTCGACGTGGGTCTCCAAAAAGACACAACCCAGGCCTATGTCCTCGACCGTGTCTGCTACGTGGACTCTTTTGCCGTCCGCGCCGTCGCTGCCGGCGCCCGGTATCTCCAGCGCCAGGTGGTTGGCCTCGACGTCAGACATGATAGAGTGGCCGTTGTTTCCGAGGATAATGGCTCCACCCAGGTTATGGAGGCAAAAGCCGTCGTCATCGCCAAC
This region of SAR202 cluster bacterium genomic DNA includes:
- a CDS encoding YvcK family protein; the protein is MSDKKIVVIGGGTGNHTTLSGLKKKDCDITAIVSMSDEGGSSGRLRDDLGQLPPGDIRQCLVALAADDGVSAQLRKLFNYRFTAGEGLNGHSFGNLFLSALTEITGDAASAIIEASRMLRIKGQVLPVTLTKSVLKARLTDGTEIAGESNIDLRKEKLDTPIDYVSLDPKAYPYRPVLEAISNAHAIVIGPGDIYTSILPNLLVEDVAETVRQSKAVKIFVCNLMTKPGESDGFKASDFLRTVSEYLGRAGSIDYCLINNTRLHERLRKRYGSFGQHQVVSDIENCKPYVRHVVEAPLMMEGLYVRHNPDALADAIMSIVDSPALRR
- a CDS encoding geranylgeranyl reductase family protein, which gives rise to MLRGISLILNSLGGLILLDVIVIGAGPGGNNAASLLAQKGYDVAVIERKERIGDKLCTGIVGAECVRRFPAPPETVLREARAAVFTSPSGVDVGLQKDTTQAYVLDRVCYVDSFAVRAVAAGARYLQRQVVGLDVRHDRVAVVSEDNGSTQVMEAKAVVIANGFGSKFPQQLGMGSVGDFATGAQAEVQVADDDAVHIFFGRDLAPDFFAWLVPTRPGRALAGLISRRGARERLAGFLAMLGSQQKILNVIKPSSQWGIPLEPLPHTYRDRVLVVGDAAGQVKPTTGGGIYYALLAGESAAGTLHSALSRNDFSAS
- the glmS gene encoding glutamine--fructose-6-phosphate transaminase (isomerizing), encoding MCGIVGYAGHRQAWPLILEGLQRLEYRGYDSAGVVTLQPPRPLEFHQAVGKVSHLVASLNGSSPEGVLGLGHTRWATHGRPSVANAHPHTDCKRAVAVVHNGIVENFLALKQDLISKGHKFSSETDSEVIPHLLEEGLANEEGFEQAFRRMASFIKGANAVVAMCQSEPGKLFALRLGNAGGIAVAKMQGETILASDIPALITFSNQVTFLESGEIAVASADSVRYLDIQGKTLSKRAQVIPQEWAAIGKDGYRHFMLKEIMEQPQAIASAFRGQVDFQAGRVELENFPISQPDLRKLKKVFLVGCGTSLHAAMVGRHFIEGIAQLPAEAESASEFRYRNPVVDKDTLVVSIGQSGETADTLAAMEYVKRRGARLITICNNEGSQASRLAEGTLYMRSGPEMAVASTKTFMASLSLLALLAVYLGQSRGSLSAEEQARLLAELARLPNLLGEVLSHQKLYKKLARDLYKYNHLLYLGRGILQPIALEGALKLKEVSYIHAEGYAAGEMKHGPIAIIDDKLATVALAPRNDLYEKMLNNIKEVKARDGLVLAVAAQGDQAIAAEVDHVAYIPQTSELSTPFLAAAPLQLLAYYIAVQRGCDVDQPRNLAKSVTVE